One genomic region from Prunus persica cultivar Lovell chromosome G3, Prunus_persica_NCBIv2, whole genome shotgun sequence encodes:
- the LOC18784429 gene encoding protein FAR-RED IMPAIRED RESPONSE 1, with protein sequence MDRNQNLGETVVDGPENMNGGRVSENMNMVAVVEEVQNRGGVVISSPKRDIQVFEGDTDFEPCNGIEFESHEAAYSFYQEYAKSMGFTTSIKNSRRSKKSKEFIDAKFACSRYGVTPESDSGTSRRPTVKKTDCKASMHVKRRADGKWIIHEFIKEHNHELLPALAYHFRIHRNVKLAEKNNIDILHAVSERTRKMYVEMSRQSGGYQNTGFTTTDSNYQFDKCRDLGLDEGDAQVMLEYFKRIRKENPNFFYAIDLNEEQRVRNLFWVDAKSRSDYRSFNDVVSFDTSYIKTNDKLPFAPFVGVNHHFQSMLLGCALVADDTKSTFVWLLKTWLRAMGGQCPKLVITDQDQTLKAAIDEVFPHARHCFTLWNILEKIPETLAHVIKRHENFLPKFNKCIFNSWTDEQFDLRWWKMVTRFELQDDEWIRLLYEDRKRWVPTYMGDTFFAGMCTTQRSESMNSFFDKYIHKKITLREFVKQYGTILQNRYEEEAIADFDTWHKQPALKSPSPWEKQMSTVYTHAVFKKFQVEVLGVVGCQPKKEHEDGPTTTFRVQDCEKDEYFMVTWNETKSEVSCSCRLFEYKGFLCRHSLIVLQICGLSSIPFHYILKRWTKDAKSRQSMVEETERVQTRVQRYNDLCKRAIELSEEGSISEETYNIAFRTLVEALKNCVNVNNSNNTVVDFSGTVHSIREAEEENQGSLASKTSRKKITNRKRKVQAEQDVILVEAQDSLQQMDNLSSDGIPLPGYYGAQQNVHGLVQLNLMEPPHDSYYVNQQSMQGLGQLNSIAPNHDGFFGTQQSIHGLGQLDFRPSTSFSYSLQDDPHLRSSQLHGDASRHS encoded by the exons ATGGatagaaatcaaaatttgggTGAAACAGTGGTGGATGGTCCAGAAAATATGAATGGTGGTAGAGTGAgtgaaaatatgaatatggttgcTGTTGTGGAAGAAGTGCAGAATAGAGGTGGCGTAGTCATTAGCTCTCCTAAAAGGGACATTCAAGTGTTTGAGGGAGACACAGATTTTGAACCTTGTAATGGCATTGAATTTGAATCACATGAGGCAGCATACTCATTTTATCAAGAATATGCCAAGTCTATGGGATTCACCACGTCAATAAAAAACAGTCGGCGTTCAAAGAAATCGAAAGAGTTTATTGATGCCAAGTTTGCATGTTCCAGATATGGAGTCACACCAGAGTCAGATAGTGGGACAAGTCGTCGACCAACTGTGAAAAAGACAGACTGCAAAGCCAGCATGCATGTGAAGAGGAGGGCAGATGGAAAGTGGATTATTCATGAATTCATAAAGGAGCATAATCATGAGCTTTTACCTGCTCTAGCATATCATTTTCGGATTCATAGAAATGTAAAGTTAGCTGAAAAGAATAATATTGACATTTTGCATGCAGTTAGTGAACGAACTAGAAAGATGTACGTTGAAATGTCTAGACAATCTGGCGGGTATCAAAATACTGGGTTTACTACGACTGATTCAAACTATCAGTTTGATAAATGCCGGGACTTGGGTCTAGATGAGGGAGATGCTCAAGTAATGCTTGAATACTTTAAGCGAATCCGGAAGGAGAATCCCAATTTCTTCTATGCAATAGATTTGAATGAAGAGCAGCGTGTGAGaaatttgttttgggttgATGCAAAAAGTCGGAGTGATTATAGGAGttttaatgatgttgtctctTTTGATACTTCTTATATCAAAACAAATGATAAGTTGCCATTTGCTCCTTTTGTTGGGGTGAACCACCACTTTCAGTCAATGTTGCTTGGTTGTGCGTTGGTTGCTGATGATACTAAATCAACATTTGTATGGTTGTTGAAGACGTGGCTTAGAGCAATGGGTGGACAATGTCCTAAATTGGTTATCACTGATCAAGACCAAACCTTGAAGGCAGCGATTGATGAAGTCTTTCCACATGCACGCCACTGCTTTACACTTTGGAATATATTGGAAAAGATCCCTGAAACTCTTGCTCATGTAATCAAACGGCATGAAAATTTCTTGCCAAAGTTTAACAAGTGCATCTTTAATTCCTGGACAGACGAACAGTTTGACTTGAGATGGTGGAAGATGGTTACTAGATTTGAACTTCAAGATGACGAATGGATCCGGTTGCTGTATGAAGATCGTAAAAGATGGGTGCCTACTTATATGGGAGATACTTTTTTCGCTGGAATGTGTACAACTCAGCGTTCTGAAAGTATGAACTCTTTCTTCGATAAATACATACACAAGAAAATTACTCTGAGAGAGTTTGTGAAACAATATGGGACAATTCTACAAAACAGGTATGAAGAGGAAGCAATTGCAGATTTTGATACATGGCACAAGCAGCCTGCATTAAAATCTCCTTCTCCTTGGGAAAAACAAATGTCAACAGTTTACACTCATGCAGTATTCAAAAAGTTCCAAGTTGAGGTTTTGGGAGTAGTTGGCTGCCAGCCAAAGAAAGAACATGAAGATGGACCAACTACTACATTCAGAGTTCAAGACTGTGAAAAGGATGAATATTTCATGGTGACCTGGAATGAAACAAAGTCAGAGGTTTCTTGCTCCTGTCGTTTGTTCGAGTACAAAGGTTTTCTTTGTAGACATTCACTGATTGTTCTCCAAATTTGTGGCCTCTCAAGCATCCCAtttcattatattttgaaGAGATGGACAAAAGATGCAAAAAGCAGGCAATCAATGGTTGAAGAAACAGAGCGAGTACAGACTAGGGTGCAACGCTACAATGATTTATGCAAACGAGCCATTGAATTGAGTGAAGAAGGATCAATATCTGAGGAAACTTATAATATTGCTTTCCGCACACTTGTTGAAGCTTTAAAGAATTGTGTGAACGTGAATAACTCTAATAATACTGTTGTAGACTTTAGCGGCACTGTACATAGTATTCGTGAAGCAGAAGAAGAGAATCAAGGAAGCCTTGCATCAAAAACAAGTAggaagaaaattacaaataggaaaagaaaG GTGCAAGCAGAGCAAGATGTTATACTTGTGGAAGCACAAGACAGCTTGCAGCAAATG GATAACTTAAGCTCAGATGGTATACCCCTTCCTGGATATTATGGTGCCCAACAGAATGTGCATGGACTG GTACAGTTGAACTTAATGGAGCCACCCCATGACAGTTACTATGTTAACCAGCAGAGTATGCAAGGGCTG GGACAACTGAATTCAATAGCACCCAATCATGATGGTTTTTTTGGGACTCAACAAAGTATTCATGGGCTG GGACAATTGGACTTTAGACCATCAACTAGCTTCAGTTACAGCTTGCAG GATGACCCTCATTTGAGATCTTCACAGTTGCATGGCGATGCTTCAAGACATTCATGA
- the LOC18783794 gene encoding protein FAR-RED ELONGATED HYPOCOTYL 3, producing MIFSDNNQLKLNNLTMDIDLRLPSGEHDKEDEEPHGIDNMLDHEEKLQNGDIENGNIVDVRDEVHAEDGGDLNSPTADMVVFKEDTNLEPLFGMEFASHGEAYSFYQEYARSMGFNTAIQNSRRSKTSREFIDAKFACSRYGTKREYDKSYNRPRARQNKQDPENATGRRSCSKTDCKASMHVKRRPDGKWVIHNFVKEHNHELLPAQAVSEQTRKMYAAMARQFAEYKNVVGLKNDPKNPFDKGRNLALEAGDLKILLDFFTQMQNMNSNFFYAIDLGDDQRLKSLFWVDAKSRHDYINFSDVVSFDTTYIRNKYKMPLVLFVGVNQHYQFVLLGCALVSDESTTTFSWLMQTWLKAMGGQAPKVIITDHDKSIKSVISEVFPNAYHCFCLWHILGKVSENLGHVIKRHENFMAKFEKCIHRSSTNEEFEKRWWKILEKFELKDDEWTQSLYEDRKQWVPTYMRDVCLAGMSAVQRSESVNSFFDKYVHKKTTVQEFLKQYEAILQDRYEEEAKADSDTWNKQPTLRSPSPLEKSVSGVYTHAVFKKFQVEVLGAVACHPKRERQDETTITFRVQDFEKNQDFIVTWNEMKTEVSCLCCLFEYKGYLCRHALIVLQICGLSAIPAQYILKRWTKDVKSRHLVGEESDHGLSRVQKFNDLYQRAMKVIEEGSLSQESYSVACRALEEAFGNCVSVNNSSKSLIEAGTSSVTHGLLCIEDDSQNRSMGKTNKKKNPTKKRKVNSEPDVMTVGAQDSLQQMDKLNPRAVTLDGYYGAQQSVQGMVQLNLMAPTRDNYYGNQQTIQGLGQLNSIAPSHDGYYSAQQSMHGLGQMDFFRTAGGFTYGMRDDPNVRTAPLHDDASRHA from the exons ATG atATTCTCCGATAATAACCagttgaaattaaataatctCACTATGGACATAGATCTACGGCTACCTTCTGGTGAACATgacaaagaagatgaagaaccaCATGGAATTGATAACATGTTAGATCATGAAGAAAAATTGCAGAATGGAGATATTGAGAATGGAAACATTGTGGATGTAAGAGATGAGGTACATGCTGAAGATGGCGGGGATTTGAATTCTCCAACAGCAGATATGGTTGTCTTTAAAGAGGATACAAATCTTGAGCCGCTTTTTGGTATGGAATTTGCATCGCATGGGGAAGCATACTCTTTCTATCAGGAGTATGCTCGGTCTATGGGGTTCAACACTGCAATCCAAAATAGCCGCCGTTCAAAGACATCGAGAGAATTTATTGATGCAAAATTTGCTTGTTCCAGATATGGGACCAAGCGTGAGTATGACAAGTCGTATAATAGACCACGTGCCAGACAGAACAAGCAAGACCCGGAAAATGCGACTGGTCGGCGATCATGCTCAAAGACAGATTGCAAAGCTTCGATGCATGTGAAGAGAAGACCAGATGGTAAATGGGTTATACATAATTTTGTGAAGGAGCATAACCACGAGCTTTTACCAGCCCAAGCAGTCAGTGAACAAACAAGAAAGATGTATGCTGCAATGGCTAGACAATTTGCTGAATACAAAAATGTGGTTGGCCTAAAAAATGATCCCAAAAATCCATTTGATAAAGGTCGGAATTTGGCATTAGAGGCAGGAGATTTGAAGATTTTGCTTGATTTTTTCACACAGATGCAGAATATGAATTCCAACTTTTTCTATGCAATAGATCTGGGAGATGATCAACGTCTGAAAAGTTTGTTTTGGGTTGATGCAAAAAGTAGGCATGACTACATCAATTTCAGTGATGTGGTGTCTTTTGATACCACCTACATTAGGAACAAATATAAAATGCctcttgttttatttgttggaGTGAATCAGCACTATCAGTTCGTGCTGCTTGGATGTGCTTTGGTATCAGATGAAAGTACAACAACATTTTCTTGGCTAATGCAGACGTGGCTGAAAGCTATGGGTGGACAAGCTCCAAAAGTAATAATCACTGACCATGACAAATCGATAAAATCAGTTATCTCAGAGGTGTTTCCAAATGCTtatcattgtttttgtttgtggcATATTTTGGGGAAGGTTTCTGAAAATCTTGGCCATGTAATTAAACGGCATGAAAATTTTATGGCGAAATTTGAAAAGTGCATCCACAGGTCATCAACAAATGAAGAGTTTGAAAAAAGATGGTGGAAAATTcttgaaaaatttgaactcaaaGATGATGAATGGACTCAGTCATTGTATGAAGACCGAAAACAGTGGGTGCCAACATACATGAGGGATGTTTGTTTGGCTGGGATGTCTGCGGTTCAGCGATCCGAGAGTGTTAACTCCTTTTTCGATAAGTATGTGCATAAGAAGACCACTGTACAAGAGTTCCTGAAACAGTATGAAGCAATTCTACAAGATAGGtatgaagaagaagccaaAGCAGATTCTGATACATGGAACAAACAGCCAACATTGAGATCTCCTTCACCTTTGGAGAAGAGTGTCTCAGGAGTGTACACACATGCAGTATTCAAGAAATTTCAAGTTGAGGTTTTAGGTGCAGTTGCCTGCCACCCAAAAAGGGAAAGGCAAGATGAGACGACCATTACTTTCAGAGTGCaagattttgaaaagaatCAAGATTTCATTGTAACATGGAATGAAATGAAGACAGAAGTTTCTTGTTTATGCTGCTTATTTGAATACAAAGGTTATCTTTGTAGACATGCACTGATTGTTCTCCAAATTTGTGGCCTTTCCGCAATCCCAGctcaatatatattaaaacgTTGGACAAAAGATGTAAAGAGCAGGCATTTGGTGGGAGAAGAATCTGACCATGGACTATCCAGGGTGCAaaaatttaatgatttatATCAACGGGCTATGAAAGTGATCGAGGAAGGATCTCTATCTCAGGAGAGTTACAGTGTTGCATGCCGTGCACTAGAAGAAGCTTTTGGAAATTGTGTGAGTGTAAATAATTCTAGTAAGAGTCTGATAGAAGCTGGCACATCATCAGTCACTCATGGTCTGCTTTGTATTGAAGACGATAGTCAAAATAGAAGTATGGGcaagacaaataaaaaaaagaatccaaccaagaaaagaaag GTGAACTCTGAGCCGGATGTTATGACTGTTGGGGCACAAGATAGCTTGCAACAAATG GACAAATTGAACCCAAGAGCAGTAACTCTCGATGGCTATTATGGTGCACAACAGAGTGTGCAAGGAATG GTTCAATTGAACTTAATGGCACCTACACGGGATAATTACTATGGGAATCAACAGACCATTCAGGGGCTT GGACAACTGAACTCTATAGCCCCAAGCCATGATGGTTATTACAGTGCTCAGCAAAGCATGCATGGGCTG GGACAGATGGATTTTTTCCGAACAGCAGGTGGTTTCACTTATGGCATGCGG GATGACCCGAATGTAAGAACTGCTCCATTGCATGATGATGCATCAAGACATGCTTAA